One Dehalococcoidia bacterium genomic region harbors:
- a CDS encoding pyruvate, phosphate dikinase has product MTTTSVGKMIYRLQEGGATMVNLLGGKGAHASEMARIGISVPPGFVITTETSLEYFRLGHQFPSGLWDEIVRHVSILEEQTGRKFGDPKAPLVISVRSGAPVSMPGMMDTILNMGVVDSTVQGVAEMMGDERPALDAYRRLIQGFGNVVLGIEKHRFEELLEITKNKLGVEFDYQLQPDALKGLISEFKDVIKEDTGSELSQDPWELLKAAVDAVFDSWNNPRAITYRDFQGISHDVGTACVIMAMVFGNLGDDSGTGVLFSRSPATGQKMLYGEFLPNAQGEDVVAGIRTPHRIESLKDTWPKIFEEIEQTARLLEQHYKDVQDIEFTVERGKLYILQTRAAKRTAPAAVRIGVELVHEGVISKEQALGRIEASEVSAVLMPHFDPTAKQASMKSGDLFAVGVGGSPGAASGIAVMDPDRAVLKAESGEKVILVRHETNPDDVHGIIKASGVLTSRGGMTSHAAVVTRGLGKPCVVGCEELHFEQDGMSATSRGKLIKEGDLISIDGATGEVFLGLIDTVAPLSEDLEELNELLSWADSARRLKVWANADTPEDASLARANGAEGIGLCRTEHMFFAEERLPHIQKLLAIGPEASQLIDHAKSIEHLLQDAPASERHALQKKLKIANEEIDNSEAVINFHQELSKLESFQTGDFYGIFKAMAGLPVVIRLLDAPLHEFLPSYESLLHQVSDLQRRLEGEGKASAWVERGRDLLNEAASELMKVPSGEKIVDWLSEHADHVDVLSEEKLHRLLDEKEEMLELVEKLHESNPMLGHRGCRVGLTMPEIYEMQVRAIVTAACRLKEEGLDVSPEIMIPIVSHVNELKWLRPRLREMASRTRDALGVKVSYLFGTMIEVPRAALTAGEIALEAEFFSFGSNDLTQMTFAFSRDDAESKFLNHYVDTDILPKNPFNSLDVSGVGKLMSMATYEARQVNPDFTIGICGEHGGDPLSIAFCNELGLNYVSASPFRVPVARLAAAQSSLGLIKS; this is encoded by the coding sequence ATGACGACCACTTCGGTCGGCAAGATGATATACCGCCTCCAGGAAGGCGGAGCCACCATGGTGAACCTTCTCGGTGGAAAAGGGGCTCACGCAAGTGAAATGGCTAGGATAGGAATTTCAGTTCCTCCTGGTTTCGTCATAACTACTGAAACATCACTAGAGTATTTTCGTTTAGGCCATCAATTTCCTTCAGGTTTATGGGACGAAATTGTACGCCATGTAAGCATTTTGGAAGAACAGACAGGCCGAAAATTTGGCGACCCTAAGGCGCCATTGGTTATTTCTGTTCGCTCCGGAGCCCCAGTATCGATGCCAGGCATGATGGACACCATTCTCAATATGGGAGTTGTAGATAGCACTGTTCAAGGCGTAGCTGAGATGATGGGTGACGAACGGCCGGCCTTGGATGCATATCGTCGGCTTATTCAAGGATTCGGTAATGTTGTGCTCGGCATAGAAAAACATCGATTTGAAGAACTTTTAGAGATAACAAAAAATAAACTTGGGGTTGAATTTGACTACCAACTCCAGCCCGATGCGCTCAAAGGGCTAATCTCTGAATTTAAAGACGTAATAAAAGAGGATACGGGTAGTGAACTGTCACAAGATCCTTGGGAATTACTGAAAGCAGCAGTTGATGCCGTTTTTGATTCTTGGAATAACCCTCGCGCTATTACTTACAGAGATTTTCAAGGTATTTCACATGACGTCGGGACTGCTTGTGTAATCATGGCAATGGTTTTCGGCAATTTAGGTGACGATAGTGGAACAGGGGTTCTTTTTTCTCGAAGCCCAGCAACGGGTCAAAAGATGCTTTATGGTGAATTTTTACCCAACGCGCAAGGCGAGGATGTTGTTGCTGGCATCAGGACCCCTCACAGGATAGAAAGCCTCAAGGACACTTGGCCCAAAATATTTGAAGAAATAGAGCAGACGGCGCGACTGCTTGAGCAGCATTACAAAGATGTTCAAGATATTGAATTTACCGTAGAGCGTGGCAAGTTATACATCCTACAAACTAGAGCAGCTAAACGAACTGCTCCCGCCGCTGTCCGAATAGGAGTTGAGCTTGTACATGAAGGGGTAATTTCCAAAGAGCAGGCACTCGGAAGGATTGAAGCATCTGAGGTTTCTGCAGTATTAATGCCCCATTTTGATCCTACTGCAAAGCAAGCTTCAATGAAAAGCGGAGACTTATTTGCAGTCGGAGTAGGAGGGTCCCCAGGGGCAGCCTCAGGGATTGCCGTTATGGACCCTGATAGGGCAGTTTTGAAGGCAGAGTCTGGGGAGAAGGTTATTCTCGTACGTCATGAAACAAATCCCGATGATGTGCATGGAATAATTAAAGCATCAGGTGTCCTTACTAGCAGAGGAGGCATGACGAGTCATGCTGCGGTGGTGACACGAGGTCTAGGAAAGCCGTGCGTAGTAGGTTGTGAAGAATTACATTTTGAACAAGATGGGATGTCTGCGACGTCACGTGGGAAATTAATTAAAGAAGGTGATCTCATCAGTATTGATGGGGCCACCGGTGAAGTGTTTTTAGGACTAATCGATACAGTAGCACCTTTATCAGAGGATCTAGAAGAATTAAATGAGCTTCTAAGCTGGGCCGATAGCGCAAGGAGATTAAAAGTTTGGGCGAATGCTGATACGCCTGAGGATGCTTCTCTTGCAAGGGCCAATGGAGCCGAGGGAATAGGTCTTTGCAGAACAGAGCATATGTTTTTTGCAGAAGAAAGGCTTCCACACATACAAAAATTGCTGGCGATTGGACCCGAAGCTTCACAGCTAATTGATCATGCAAAGTCAATCGAGCATCTTCTTCAAGATGCACCAGCATCTGAACGCCACGCACTACAGAAAAAACTAAAAATTGCCAATGAAGAAATTGATAATTCTGAAGCTGTAATAAATTTCCATCAGGAATTATCCAAATTAGAGAGCTTCCAGACAGGCGACTTTTATGGCATTTTCAAGGCAATGGCAGGCTTACCTGTTGTAATTAGATTATTAGACGCTCCCTTACATGAATTTTTACCTAGCTATGAATCCTTGCTGCACCAAGTTTCGGACTTACAGCGCAGATTAGAAGGAGAGGGTAAAGCTTCAGCCTGGGTTGAACGGGGCAGAGACCTATTGAATGAGGCTGCTAGCGAGTTAATGAAGGTTCCATCAGGTGAGAAAATAGTAGATTGGCTTTCCGAACATGCTGATCATGTGGATGTCTTGAGTGAAGAGAAGCTCCATCGATTGCTTGATGAGAAAGAAGAAATGCTAGAACTTGTGGAAAAGCTTCATGAGTCTAATCCTATGCTTGGTCATCGAGGATGCAGAGTAGGTTTAACAATGCCTGAAATATACGAAATGCAGGTCCGTGCGATCGTAACTGCCGCCTGTAGACTCAAGGAAGAAGGGTTGGACGTTTCACCGGAAATAATGATTCCTATTGTTTCTCATGTTAATGAGTTGAAATGGCTGCGTCCGCGGCTAAGAGAAATGGCAAGTAGAACCAGAGATGCACTAGGAGTTAAAGTCTCATATTTATTTGGAACAATGATTGAAGTACCTCGGGCGGCACTCACTGCAGGGGAGATTGCTTTAGAGGCAGAATTTTTTTCATTCGGCTCTAATGATTTGACGCAAATGACCTTTGCATTTAGCCGAGATGATGCTGAAAGTAAATTCCTGAATCATTACGTTGATACAGACATTCTTCCCAAGAATCCATTTAATAGCCTTGATGTTTCAGGGGTTGGGAAGCTAATGTCTATGGCAACTTACGAAGCTAGGCAGGTAAACCCCGATTTCACAATTGGGATTTGTGGTGAGCATGGAGGTGATCCTTTAAGCATTGCATTTTGCAATGAGCTTGGCTTGAACTATGTAAGTGCGTCTCCTTTCCGGGTGCCTGTTGCTAGGCTAGCTGCCGCACAGAGCTCTTTGGGCTTGATTAAATCATAA
- the gltB gene encoding glutamate synthase large subunit yields MNYPKSKGTLYSPKYEHDACGVGVVANISGERSRDVLDKALETVVNVTHRGAVSSDAKTGDGAGVLTQIPSEIFIPAAKKFEADIKNDGDLGVGVIFLPQSDQPRARKIVEEAISGRGLNIIGWRPVPVDESILGEQALATLPQIEHILVSSPHSHDPIWFERKLFVARKIAERAFLANQIECYIASLSCRTIVYKGLLVAPQLEEFYLDLADKNFRTAIALLHQRYSTNTFPNWELSQPFRMLAHNGEINTLDGNRGWMRAREFEESIWGNEAAEIFPVIQEAFSDSASLDNALELLALSGRGLLHSMAVLIPEAWENMPNMDPALRAFYEYGACLTEPWDGPAAVSFTDGITAAAVLDRNGLRPARYKIDEDNNFVMSSEVGATAIDDAKVVEKGRLGPGQMIAVDTVNRKLLKNDEIKASLAAAQPFGNWIQNKMISIDGLKTKKQEKTFTGADLQAIQKSFAYTTEEAHLILRPLYLEGVEPVGSLGDDTPLSVLATKPRLIYSYFRQRFAQVTNPPIDSYREHLVMSLFTYLGARKSLLSDTEDHAALIRLSSPILTNEELSAIKTDRNSLSTATIPTLFSVGKGSDGFKNAIEQICQGAETAIDQGKELIILSDRGVNKDFAAIPMLVAAGAVHHHLIKVRKRLQASLIAEVADAREMHQFALLIGYGVSAINPYMAFDTIKELIEQGHDQELGEDRALATYIKTINKQLLKIMSKMGISTVTGYHGAQIFEAIGLDQEVVDYCFSGTTSPVAGIGFDEIARETIALHQSGFAAEDQLKLDDFGFYRYRRNGEPHAFSPISVRTLHKSLEENGTGRDGYNNYLEQIGNTDPIALRDLLEIKPQGTPVPLEEVEPAKEIVKRFNGGSMSFGALSIEAHEAIAVAFNRIGSKSGSGEGGEDPRRFRELRNGEQTGSKMKQIASGRFGVTPEYLAMAEVLEIKMAQGSKPGEGGQLPGHKVTEIIARARQTQPGVPLISPPPHHDIYSIEDLKQLIYDLKIVNPRATVAVKLVAEAGVGTVAAGVAKGYADYVLISGADGGTGASPWISIKYTGSPWELGLAEANQVLVMNDLRGRVTLRTDGGFRRGRDVAVAALLGAEEFGFGTQAMVAVGCQVARQCHLNTCPVGVATQDEDLRKKFWGSSEMLIRYLFYVAEELRELMAQLGFRTVEEMIGRSDLLSQKHIPGNEKANLVDLSKLLAVPDPSGSKPRTKIIERNDDESDEILDDKLMPLVKSAITLQEPVKIEHEIRNVHRTVGARISGEIARIHGDEGLPENSIEMRLTGSAGQSFGAFLINGMHLLLEGEANDYVGKGMHGGELVIRPSSKAKFHAHDNVILGNTVLYGATGGRMFAAGIAGERFAVRNSGAWSVVEGAGDHACEYMTGGVVVILGSTGRNLGAGMSGGIVYVLDLDEELQHNINPEMVGATTISDADDEDLLYALVSRHAELTHSQRADEILANWSIYLPKFRKISPLPHVAPPLPREQQRAKRDALLKASTPRAIG; encoded by the coding sequence TTGAACTATCCAAAATCAAAAGGGACATTATATTCACCCAAGTACGAGCACGATGCTTGTGGGGTCGGTGTTGTTGCCAACATCTCAGGTGAAAGGAGCCGTGATGTTTTGGATAAAGCATTGGAGACGGTTGTTAATGTAACTCACCGAGGGGCAGTTTCTTCTGATGCAAAGACAGGGGATGGGGCAGGAGTTCTTACCCAGATTCCTTCAGAGATTTTTATACCGGCTGCTAAAAAATTTGAAGCCGATATAAAGAATGATGGAGATCTGGGCGTAGGTGTTATTTTCCTTCCTCAGAGTGATCAACCTAGAGCTCGCAAAATAGTAGAGGAAGCTATATCCGGTAGGGGCTTAAATATTATTGGATGGAGACCAGTTCCAGTAGATGAATCTATTCTCGGCGAGCAAGCATTGGCTACTTTGCCTCAAATTGAGCATATTTTAGTGTCTTCTCCCCATTCTCACGATCCTATTTGGTTTGAGCGCAAGCTTTTTGTGGCAAGGAAAATTGCAGAACGAGCGTTTCTTGCAAATCAAATCGAGTGTTATATTGCATCGCTATCTTGCCGCACTATTGTATATAAAGGACTATTAGTAGCGCCTCAGCTAGAAGAGTTTTACCTCGACCTTGCTGACAAGAACTTTCGAACGGCAATTGCCTTGCTCCACCAGCGGTATAGCACGAATACATTTCCCAATTGGGAATTATCACAACCGTTCAGAATGCTAGCTCATAATGGTGAAATTAATACGCTTGACGGTAACCGTGGGTGGATGCGTGCGCGTGAATTTGAAGAGTCTATATGGGGTAACGAAGCTGCGGAAATCTTCCCGGTTATTCAAGAAGCTTTCAGTGATTCAGCAAGCTTAGATAATGCATTAGAACTCTTAGCGCTTTCAGGTAGAGGACTCTTGCATTCGATGGCGGTTTTAATCCCTGAAGCATGGGAAAATATGCCTAATATGGATCCCGCTCTCCGTGCTTTCTATGAGTATGGTGCATGTCTTACAGAGCCTTGGGATGGTCCTGCAGCAGTTTCATTTACGGATGGGATTACTGCTGCAGCCGTATTAGACCGGAATGGGTTAAGGCCTGCACGGTACAAGATTGATGAAGATAACAATTTTGTGATGTCTTCCGAAGTAGGGGCAACGGCTATAGATGATGCCAAAGTCGTTGAAAAAGGACGGTTGGGCCCAGGCCAAATGATTGCAGTTGATACGGTTAATAGGAAGCTTCTTAAGAATGACGAAATAAAGGCTTCGCTTGCTGCTGCACAGCCGTTCGGTAATTGGATTCAGAATAAAATGATTTCAATAGATGGCTTAAAAACTAAAAAACAGGAAAAAACCTTTACGGGAGCAGACCTACAGGCTATTCAAAAGAGCTTTGCTTATACGACAGAAGAGGCACATTTAATACTGCGGCCTCTATACCTTGAGGGAGTTGAGCCGGTGGGTTCCCTCGGCGATGATACGCCCTTGTCCGTTTTGGCAACCAAGCCAAGGTTAATATACAGCTATTTCCGCCAGCGGTTTGCTCAAGTTACGAATCCTCCTATTGATTCGTACCGAGAACATTTAGTTATGTCTCTATTTACATATTTAGGAGCTCGCAAATCCTTATTATCGGATACGGAAGATCATGCAGCACTTATACGATTGAGCTCGCCAATTCTCACGAACGAGGAATTGAGTGCAATCAAGACAGATAGGAACTCACTGAGCACAGCCACAATACCTACCCTATTCTCCGTAGGTAAAGGTTCGGATGGTTTTAAGAATGCGATTGAACAAATATGCCAAGGCGCTGAAACTGCGATAGATCAAGGTAAAGAGCTAATAATTTTAAGTGACAGAGGGGTCAATAAGGATTTCGCTGCTATTCCTATGCTTGTTGCTGCTGGTGCAGTACATCATCACCTCATCAAAGTTAGAAAACGATTGCAGGCATCTTTGATTGCTGAAGTTGCAGATGCAAGAGAAATGCATCAGTTTGCACTGCTGATAGGTTATGGAGTTAGTGCAATCAATCCCTATATGGCATTTGACACTATTAAAGAGTTAATAGAACAAGGGCATGATCAAGAATTGGGAGAAGATAGAGCTCTTGCGACATACATAAAAACAATCAATAAGCAGCTTCTAAAAATAATGTCGAAAATGGGAATTTCTACTGTTACGGGATACCACGGGGCTCAGATTTTTGAAGCAATTGGATTAGATCAAGAGGTAGTGGATTACTGTTTCTCTGGTACCACTTCCCCAGTTGCAGGGATCGGGTTTGATGAAATTGCTCGGGAGACTATAGCGCTTCATCAGTCAGGATTTGCTGCTGAGGATCAATTAAAACTTGATGACTTTGGGTTTTACCGATACCGAAGAAATGGCGAGCCTCATGCTTTTTCCCCAATAAGTGTCAGAACTTTGCACAAGTCGCTCGAAGAAAATGGGACCGGCCGTGATGGCTACAATAACTACCTTGAACAAATCGGCAATACCGATCCCATTGCGTTACGGGACTTACTAGAAATTAAACCTCAAGGAACACCTGTCCCTCTGGAGGAAGTTGAACCGGCGAAAGAAATCGTCAAAAGATTTAATGGGGGCTCAATGTCCTTCGGGGCGCTTAGCATAGAGGCGCACGAAGCCATTGCGGTTGCATTTAATCGCATTGGTAGTAAAAGTGGGAGTGGAGAAGGGGGAGAAGATCCCAGAAGATTTAGAGAGCTTCGAAACGGAGAACAAACCGGAAGCAAAATGAAACAAATAGCCTCAGGTCGTTTTGGCGTCACTCCTGAATATTTGGCAATGGCTGAGGTTTTAGAAATTAAAATGGCTCAAGGATCTAAGCCAGGTGAAGGTGGGCAGCTCCCTGGACATAAGGTTACAGAAATTATTGCACGTGCACGGCAGACGCAGCCGGGTGTTCCTCTTATATCACCCCCACCCCATCACGATATCTATTCGATAGAAGACCTTAAACAGCTAATTTACGATCTTAAGATAGTTAATCCAAGAGCTACTGTAGCTGTAAAACTTGTTGCTGAAGCCGGCGTTGGTACAGTTGCTGCAGGAGTGGCAAAAGGGTACGCAGATTACGTATTGATCTCAGGCGCCGATGGCGGAACAGGTGCGTCACCTTGGATTTCAATAAAATATACAGGCTCTCCATGGGAATTAGGTTTGGCAGAAGCTAACCAAGTTTTGGTTATGAACGATCTCCGTGGTCGCGTTACATTAAGAACAGATGGCGGGTTCAGGCGTGGTAGAGATGTTGCGGTCGCTGCGCTTCTTGGTGCCGAAGAATTTGGATTTGGCACTCAGGCTATGGTTGCGGTTGGTTGTCAAGTTGCACGGCAGTGCCATTTGAATACTTGCCCTGTTGGGGTCGCGACCCAAGATGAGGACTTGCGTAAAAAGTTCTGGGGTAGTTCAGAGATGCTTATTCGCTATCTCTTTTACGTAGCTGAAGAGTTGCGAGAATTGATGGCTCAGCTTGGGTTTCGTACGGTAGAAGAGATGATAGGGCGCTCTGACTTGCTTTCCCAAAAGCATATTCCGGGTAATGAAAAAGCAAATTTGGTTGATTTGTCTAAATTACTCGCGGTTCCTGACCCTTCCGGAAGCAAGCCAAGGACTAAAATAATTGAGCGCAATGATGACGAGAGTGATGAAATTCTTGATGACAAATTAATGCCGCTTGTAAAGTCTGCAATTACATTGCAAGAACCCGTGAAAATCGAGCATGAAATACGCAACGTACATCGAACTGTGGGAGCTAGAATCTCAGGCGAGATAGCAAGAATACATGGCGATGAAGGATTGCCTGAAAATAGTATAGAAATGAGGCTCACAGGTTCTGCTGGCCAAAGTTTTGGTGCCTTTTTGATCAACGGCATGCATCTGCTTTTAGAAGGAGAGGCAAATGACTATGTTGGTAAAGGTATGCATGGGGGTGAATTGGTTATAAGGCCTTCTTCAAAAGCAAAATTCCACGCTCATGACAATGTGATCCTGGGGAATACGGTTTTATATGGAGCTACAGGCGGGAGAATGTTTGCCGCAGGTATTGCGGGAGAACGCTTTGCAGTACGGAACTCGGGTGCTTGGAGTGTAGTCGAGGGCGCAGGGGATCACGCTTGTGAATATATGACGGGCGGAGTGGTAGTGATTCTAGGCTCTACTGGCAGGAACCTTGGTGCAGGGATGTCTGGCGGCATCGTGTATGTTTTGGATTTGGATGAAGAGTTACAGCACAACATAAATCCTGAAATGGTTGGTGCCACAACCATTTCTGACGCCGATGATGAAGACTTGTTGTATGCCCTTGTTTCGCGACATGCTGAACTTACACATAGCCAAAGAGCAGATGAAATTTTAGCTAACTGGTCAATCTACTTACCAAAATTCCGTAAAATTTCGCCACTTCCGCATGTTGCTCCTCCTCTTCCTAGGGAGCAGCAACGAGCAAAGAGAGACGCTCTTCTAAAAGCGAGTACTCCTCGCGCAATAGGTTAG
- a CDS encoding 1-acyl-sn-glycerol-3-phosphate acyltransferase: MDLLYRLGRILSFIFLPIFGQVQVIGRHHIPREGGFIIACNHQSIADPPLIVYSINRPVFFMAKKSLFKTRAISRMLRALHVYPVNRTGVDIEAIKWAQAILTKGHVLLIFPEGTRSPFHLSKGNDGIAYIAMQAKVPVVPVGITGTESITSFIRIPFHFKKVKVFIGEPFYLEARDTKLERSVLTHNTELIMRSIAQLLPPNYRGEYLGNND; encoded by the coding sequence TTGGACTTACTCTACCGACTAGGCCGAATCCTTTCGTTTATTTTTCTTCCAATATTTGGTCAAGTGCAAGTAATAGGGAGGCACCATATTCCTCGAGAAGGAGGATTTATAATTGCGTGCAACCATCAAAGCATCGCTGATCCTCCTCTCATTGTTTACTCCATTAACAGGCCAGTCTTTTTTATGGCTAAGAAGAGCCTTTTCAAAACCAGAGCAATTTCACGCATGCTACGTGCCTTACACGTCTATCCCGTTAACAGGACGGGAGTAGACATCGAGGCAATTAAATGGGCCCAAGCTATTTTAACGAAAGGTCATGTGTTATTAATTTTTCCAGAAGGAACTAGAAGCCCATTCCATTTAAGTAAAGGAAATGATGGAATTGCATATATTGCTATGCAAGCGAAAGTTCCTGTTGTGCCGGTGGGAATTACAGGAACTGAAAGTATTACGTCGTTTATTAGGATTCCATTCCATTTCAAAAAAGTAAAAGTTTTTATAGGTGAGCCATTTTACTTGGAAGCACGCGATACGAAATTGGAGCGATCCGTACTTACGCATAACACAGAACTCATTATGCGCAGTATTGCGCAGCTATTACCTCCCAATTATCGCGGCGAGTATTTAGGCAATAATGATTAA
- a CDS encoding glutamine synthetase family protein: MAADNNSEEARQYVLRSAQENDVKFIRLWFTDILGNLKGFAITVAELEGAMEKGMSFDGSTVAGFARRDESDMVAMPDPTTFSILPWRPRQNAVARMFCDILRPTGEPFEGDPRHVLKIALGRAADLGFEFQVGPELEHFYLKSADDPTPLDVGGYFDLTTPLDTASDLRRETVLSLEEMGIPVEYSHHEVANSQHEIDLRHTDALTMADTVMTYRQVVKEVAMSRGVYATFMPKPFEGQNGNGMHVNMSLSKGEENIFFDSSAEFKLSAVAQKFIAGLLWHAPEIACVCNQWVNSYKRLVPGFEAPSFTTWAPVNRSDLIRIPAYRPGKESSVRIEFRQPDPACNPYLAFASMLTAGLEGIIKEYPEVQPADMDVNEMTEAERKNKGIRHLPGSLYEALQLAETSDVLRLALGDYTYESLMQNKRIEWDRYRSAVTDYELKRYLPNL; this comes from the coding sequence ATGGCCGCTGATAATAATAGCGAAGAAGCACGACAGTATGTTCTCAGGAGTGCACAAGAGAACGACGTTAAATTTATTCGCCTTTGGTTTACAGATATTTTAGGTAACTTAAAGGGGTTTGCTATAACGGTCGCTGAACTTGAAGGAGCAATGGAAAAAGGCATGTCCTTCGATGGTTCTACTGTTGCAGGTTTTGCTCGCCGCGATGAAAGTGACATGGTGGCAATGCCTGACCCTACGACATTTTCTATTCTTCCTTGGAGACCGAGGCAAAATGCAGTTGCAAGAATGTTTTGCGATATTCTTCGGCCAACCGGAGAACCATTTGAAGGAGACCCTAGGCATGTTTTGAAGATTGCGTTAGGACGTGCTGCAGACTTGGGCTTCGAATTTCAGGTTGGTCCTGAGCTAGAGCATTTTTATCTGAAGTCTGCGGATGATCCGACGCCTCTTGATGTGGGAGGGTATTTTGATCTGACCACGCCTTTGGATACCGCATCTGACCTTCGACGTGAGACGGTATTGTCCTTGGAAGAGATGGGTATTCCGGTAGAGTATAGCCATCATGAAGTAGCTAATAGCCAGCATGAAATTGACCTGCGTCATACAGATGCACTTACTATGGCCGACACGGTGATGACGTACAGGCAAGTTGTCAAAGAAGTTGCAATGAGCCGTGGTGTTTACGCTACCTTTATGCCCAAACCCTTTGAAGGCCAAAATGGCAATGGAATGCATGTAAACATGTCTCTATCAAAAGGAGAAGAAAATATATTTTTTGATTCTTCTGCTGAATTTAAACTATCCGCAGTTGCTCAAAAATTTATTGCAGGTCTTTTGTGGCATGCTCCTGAAATCGCGTGTGTTTGCAATCAATGGGTTAATTCGTATAAGCGCTTAGTTCCTGGCTTTGAAGCACCGTCATTTACTACATGGGCCCCAGTGAATAGGTCCGATTTAATTAGAATTCCTGCGTACAGACCGGGGAAAGAAAGTTCGGTGCGAATAGAATTTCGCCAGCCAGATCCGGCTTGCAATCCCTATTTGGCGTTTGCTTCAATGCTGACGGCCGGTCTCGAGGGTATAATTAAGGAATATCCTGAAGTACAGCCTGCAGACATGGATGTTAATGAAATGACGGAGGCTGAACGGAAAAATAAAGGGATCCGTCATCTTCCAGGAAGTTTATACGAGGCATTGCAACTAGCAGAAACTAGTGATGTGCTACGTCTTGCATTAGGCGACTATACGTATGAATCTCTTATGCAGAATAAGCGGATTGAGTGGGATCGTTATCGGTCGGCAGTTACTGATTATGAACTAAAAAGGTATTTGCCGAATTTATAA
- the trpE gene encoding anthranilate synthase component I, with protein sequence MTQYSISIDEFLKLGLEGYTLIPVYKEVLADLETPVSAYLKITQGSNRQNSFLLESAEGGERLARYSFMGTNPYKILKTDMDSQNVDPLCEIETELSRHKIAEIEGLPPFVGGAVGFLSYETIRHFEPTVDTFSSGAYSIPESVFFFTDSLLIFDHVTHKIKVIAIARIQDNPSKAYESAIDRIDELIERLNSPLPSDENHIFPGQMSNPDAMDFHLQSNKTKAEYHEMVDRAKEYIVAGDIIQVVPSQRLAIKVKSAPFNFYRSLRAINPSPYMYFLQIEDYSIVGASPEMLVRSENGMVETHPIAGTRRRGKDNEEDNALEQELLQDGKEIAEHVMLLDLGRNDIGRVSKPGTVQVTQMLEVEKYSHVMHLVSHVTGQLKEEMSCFDALRACFPAGTVSGAPKIRAMQIISELEGENRGLYAGAVGYFSYSGNMDTAIAIRTMVINNGIAYVQAGGGVVFDSDPEFERQESFHKMNALLRVIALAEQESL encoded by the coding sequence ATGACGCAATATTCTATTTCAATTGACGAATTTTTAAAGCTAGGCTTAGAAGGTTATACCCTTATACCGGTATACAAAGAAGTCTTAGCTGATCTTGAAACGCCGGTTTCCGCATATTTAAAAATAACGCAAGGTTCCAACCGCCAAAATTCCTTCCTCTTAGAAAGCGCGGAAGGAGGCGAGCGGCTTGCGCGCTATAGCTTCATGGGGACAAACCCTTACAAGATTCTCAAGACGGATATGGATTCTCAAAACGTTGATCCTCTTTGCGAAATAGAAACAGAATTAAGCCGCCATAAAATTGCAGAGATAGAGGGTTTACCTCCATTTGTAGGCGGAGCAGTGGGATTTTTATCGTATGAGACAATTCGTCATTTTGAGCCCACAGTAGATACATTTAGCTCCGGAGCATATTCTATCCCTGAATCAGTATTCTTTTTTACGGATTCTTTGCTAATTTTTGATCATGTCACGCATAAAATAAAAGTTATTGCCATCGCAAGAATTCAAGATAATCCTAGTAAAGCCTATGAATCCGCAATAGATCGAATCGACGAACTAATTGAGAGGTTGAATAGTCCTTTGCCTTCGGATGAGAATCATATTTTCCCAGGCCAAATGTCTAATCCGGATGCAATGGATTTTCATCTTCAGTCCAATAAGACAAAAGCCGAGTACCATGAGATGGTTGATCGCGCTAAAGAATACATAGTTGCGGGCGATATAATACAAGTAGTGCCTTCCCAAAGGCTTGCAATAAAAGTTAAGTCAGCCCCTTTTAATTTCTATCGTTCCTTGCGAGCAATAAATCCTTCCCCCTATATGTATTTTTTACAAATAGAGGATTATTCAATAGTAGGAGCCTCTCCTGAAATGCTTGTACGCTCCGAGAATGGGATGGTAGAGACGCATCCAATTGCGGGGACCAGACGTCGCGGGAAGGATAATGAAGAGGATAATGCGTTAGAGCAAGAGCTTCTTCAGGACGGAAAAGAAATAGCTGAACATGTAATGCTTTTAGATCTGGGCCGAAATGATATCGGTCGCGTCAGTAAGCCAGGTACCGTTCAGGTAACGCAGATGTTAGAGGTTGAAAAATACTCACATGTCATGCATTTAGTATCGCATGTGACGGGACAGCTTAAGGAAGAGATGTCCTGTTTTGACGCTCTTCGCGCATGCTTTCCGGCAGGAACAGTTTCTGGAGCGCCTAAAATTAGAGCGATGCAAATAATTTCAGAACTTGAAGGTGAGAACCGGGGTCTTTACGCCGGAGCTGTTGGGTATTTTAGTTATTCGGGCAATATGGATACGGCCATAGCTATTAGAACAATGGTAATAAATAATGGTATTGCGTATGTTCAAGCTGGTGGCGGAGTAGTCTTTGATTCGGACCCAGAATTTGAAAGGCAAGAGTCATTTCATAAAATGAATGCACTTCTTCGAGTAATTGCATTAGCAGAGCAAGAGTCTTTGTGA